The following proteins are co-located in the Bacteroidota bacterium genome:
- the ligD gene encoding DNA ligase D → MSLSLYKKKRNFANTPEPDAAKGVKKSTLSFVVQRHHASNLHYDFRLEMEGVLKSWAVPKGPSMVAGEKRLAVLVEDHPLPYGKFYGEIPKGNYGAGTVEIWDAGTYRTIEESSNEEKTLLAQLYKGDVKFIINGNYLQGEFALVRMNDGERKNWLLIKKKDGFAQNNFNIESLPPLKSTNKKKVKPGSKNIAVPKKAQPLKEDPFPTEVIKPMLAKLGETVIDDTDWLYEVKYDGYRAIAKINNGKVEMFSRNGNNFTNTYQLLVSELATIQENIILDGEMVIENKKGVSDFQLLQNYSKTKQGVLKYYIFDLLYLNGHSTVSLTLKERKELLEMFFKNYNFKNIYNSAFQIGDGKTLFNKLSVKGYEGIIAKDPDSRYLLGRRSEAWLKIKVTMMQEVVICGYTLPQNSRKYFGSLILGLYDGKVLKYIGNCGTGFTEVSLKELHTFFEKLKTTECPFIIQPKLAGTKGKPVWLKPNLVCNVKFSEWTQNEHMRVPVFMGIRTDKKAEEVINETIKTTEKTNSQSEKEKTIIIAGKKVKCTNITKVYWPEQGYTKGDLLNYYQTIYKYLLPYLKNRPQSLNRHPNGITGHNFYQKDMEVKQLPDWIKTVKLYSKSNNSYINYLLCNDAATLILMANMGCIEINPWHSTFMNVDEPDYMILDLDPGNISFVDVVDTALVIQEICTEIQIPSYCKTSGATGLHIYIPLGAKYNYAEVKIFAELLAVITHSRLPHTTSIERSVAKRPDKIYIDFLQNRKGQTIAAPYSIRPKNFATVSTPLLWKEVNHKLTPEKFTIKNTEKRLQKMGDLWQPVLKKGIILAKALKLIEKL, encoded by the coding sequence ATGAGCTTATCACTATATAAAAAGAAAAGGAATTTTGCAAATACACCAGAGCCCGATGCTGCAAAAGGAGTGAAAAAATCGACACTAAGTTTTGTAGTGCAGCGGCATCATGCCTCTAATTTGCACTATGATTTCAGACTAGAAATGGAAGGCGTACTGAAAAGTTGGGCTGTACCTAAAGGTCCTTCCATGGTAGCTGGGGAGAAACGCTTGGCAGTGCTCGTAGAAGACCATCCATTACCTTACGGAAAGTTTTATGGAGAAATACCAAAAGGAAATTACGGGGCGGGCACTGTAGAAATATGGGATGCAGGAACCTATCGCACTATTGAAGAAAGTAGTAATGAAGAAAAAACATTGCTGGCACAGTTATATAAAGGGGATGTGAAATTTATAATAAACGGCAATTATTTACAAGGTGAATTTGCATTGGTACGTATGAATGATGGTGAAAGAAAAAATTGGTTATTGATCAAAAAAAAAGATGGATTTGCACAAAATAATTTTAATATAGAATCATTGCCGCCATTAAAATCAACCAATAAAAAAAAAGTAAAACCTGGCAGCAAGAATATAGCAGTGCCTAAAAAAGCACAACCTCTAAAAGAGGACCCATTCCCAACAGAAGTTATTAAACCAATGTTGGCAAAACTTGGCGAGACCGTAATAGACGATACAGATTGGCTCTATGAAGTAAAGTACGATGGTTATAGGGCAATCGCCAAAATAAATAATGGTAAGGTGGAAATGTTTTCACGCAATGGTAATAATTTCACCAACACTTACCAACTATTGGTAAGTGAATTGGCAACCATTCAAGAAAATATTATTTTGGATGGTGAAATGGTCATAGAAAATAAAAAAGGGGTAAGCGATTTTCAATTATTGCAAAACTATAGTAAAACCAAACAAGGAGTATTAAAGTATTATATATTTGATTTGCTTTATTTGAATGGCCATAGTACCGTTTCGTTAACCTTAAAAGAAAGAAAAGAACTGCTTGAAATGTTCTTTAAGAATTATAATTTTAAGAACATTTACAATTCCGCTTTTCAAATCGGCGATGGTAAAACTTTGTTCAACAAACTTTCTGTGAAGGGTTACGAGGGAATCATTGCAAAAGACCCCGATAGTAGGTACCTACTAGGTAGACGTAGTGAAGCATGGTTAAAAATAAAAGTGACTATGATGCAAGAAGTTGTTATATGTGGGTACACATTGCCACAAAATAGTCGTAAATATTTTGGTTCACTTATACTGGGATTATATGATGGCAAAGTACTAAAATATATTGGAAATTGTGGTACTGGATTTACAGAAGTTTCGCTTAAGGAATTGCATACTTTTTTTGAGAAATTAAAAACCACAGAATGTCCCTTTATTATTCAACCAAAACTTGCAGGTACAAAAGGCAAGCCCGTATGGCTAAAACCTAATTTAGTATGTAATGTCAAATTTTCTGAATGGACACAGAATGAGCACATGCGAGTACCTGTTTTTATGGGTATTCGCACCGATAAAAAAGCGGAGGAAGTTATTAATGAAACTATAAAAACAACAGAAAAAACTAACAGCCAATCCGAAAAAGAAAAAACCATAATTATAGCAGGCAAAAAAGTAAAGTGTACTAATATAACAAAAGTATACTGGCCTGAGCAAGGTTATACCAAAGGCGATTTACTTAATTATTATCAAACAATTTATAAATACCTGCTGCCGTACTTAAAAAACAGGCCGCAATCATTAAATAGGCACCCTAACGGGATTACAGGCCATAATTTTTACCAAAAAGATATGGAAGTAAAGCAATTGCCTGATTGGATTAAAACGGTAAAGTTGTATTCAAAATCGAACAACTCATATATTAACTATTTACTGTGCAATGATGCAGCCACCCTTATTTTAATGGCCAATATGGGCTGCATAGAAATCAACCCATGGCATAGCACCTTTATGAATGTAGATGAACCTGATTATATGATCCTTGATTTAGACCCGGGTAATATTTCATTTGTGGATGTAGTTGATACTGCTTTGGTGATACAAGAAATATGTACTGAAATACAAATTCCTTCTTATTGTAAAACAAGTGGTGCCACGGGTTTACATATTTATATTCCACTGGGAGCCAAATATAATTACGCCGAAGTAAAAATATTTGCAGAATTATTAGCGGTTATTACTCACAGCAGGCTACCACATACTACAAGTATTGAACGTTCAGTGGCAAAACGTCCAGATAAAATATATATAGATTTTTTACAAAACAGGAAAGGGCAAACAATAGCAGCCCCCTACAGTATTCGTCCCAAAAATTTTGCAACTGTTTCTACCCCGCTTTTATGGAAAGAAGTGAATCATAAATTAACGCCTGAAAAGTTCACGATAAAAAATACAGAAAAGCGATTGCAAAAAATGGGAGATTTGTGGCAGCCTGTTTTAAAAAAAGGGATCATACTTGCCAAAGCACTGAAATTAATCGAGAAGTTATAA
- a CDS encoding YicC/YloC family endoribonuclease, translating to MIKSMTGYGLARFESEKLHAKVEIKTLNGKFAEFNLRLPRLLSSKELQVRNMLNQQIVRGTIQCNITWQYKSEASLANTINGAVLANYIKEIREATKNMNFEAKGIYNQVLTLPEVLVPNDRELAEQDWILTEKLILEACASLNIFRADEGKTIENHLKECINNLQQKLDKVATFEPARLIAVREKIQTQLNKYILPENIDNNRLEQEIIYYIEKLDIAEEKTRLQQHLNYFLQNIDEAESGKKLGFIAQEMLREINTMGSKANHFEIQQLVVGMKDELEKVKEQVLNVL from the coding sequence ATGATAAAATCCATGACTGGATATGGCCTTGCTAGGTTCGAAAGCGAAAAACTACATGCCAAAGTAGAGATTAAAACCCTCAACGGGAAGTTCGCAGAATTTAACCTCAGGTTGCCTCGCTTGCTTTCTTCCAAAGAATTGCAAGTACGGAATATGTTGAACCAACAAATAGTGCGTGGCACCATACAATGCAATATAACTTGGCAATATAAATCGGAAGCATCGCTTGCAAATACCATTAATGGGGCGGTACTGGCAAATTATATAAAAGAGATACGAGAGGCAACCAAAAATATGAATTTTGAAGCCAAAGGTATATATAACCAAGTACTCACTTTGCCCGAAGTGCTAGTGCCCAACGACCGTGAACTTGCTGAGCAAGATTGGATTCTCACCGAAAAATTAATTTTGGAAGCATGTGCCAGTCTCAATATTTTTAGGGCTGATGAAGGAAAAACTATCGAGAACCATTTGAAAGAGTGTATCAATAACCTTCAACAAAAATTGGATAAAGTTGCTACTTTTGAGCCAGCCCGATTAATTGCCGTAAGAGAAAAAATACAAACACAACTCAACAAATATATATTGCCCGAGAATATAGACAATAACCGCTTGGAGCAAGAGATTATATATTATATAGAAAAGCTAGATATTGCAGAAGAAAAAACACGTTTGCAACAACACTTAAATTATTTTTTACAAAATATTGATGAAGCCGAATCAGGGAAGAAGCTTGGTTTTATTGCCCAAGAGATGCTACGCGAAATAAATACAATGGGTAGCAAAGCAAACCATTTTGAAATACAACAACTGGTGGTGGGAATGAAGGATGAACTAGAGAAAGTGAAGGAACAAGTGTTGAATGTATTATAA
- a CDS encoding DUF4340 domain-containing protein, with protein MNKTIIILLVFIALLCVAFWGNKQGWFFGNKALKDFAIKDTSGINKIYLVEKNGKDILLENINGIWMVNKTYEANSAYLDQMFETLQKLQVKTPIPQSQMESVIKLISVSHTKVEVYKSNQIFKTYFISQGNSQGNGTYMLLAGSSEPFVVEVPGFEGILNPQFHTDLKRWRNRMVFRIKPDNIQSVKLEFPDNMAESYEVDYHNSTYTISPTITTKIDSGFIYYIKGFFNGKKGEGVSAEAFGAETTIENMDSIYKSKPMVILTVTQNDHKPDVLRIHAKHVSDRTKAQFDPISMQASKYDTDRYYAFKNGNKEGMILQDYVFGNLLRRRSQLAAPLNAQ; from the coding sequence ATGAACAAAACTATAATAATCCTCCTCGTATTTATTGCACTACTTTGTGTTGCCTTTTGGGGCAATAAGCAAGGTTGGTTTTTTGGGAATAAGGCATTAAAAGATTTTGCCATTAAGGATACTTCGGGAATCAATAAAATATATTTGGTAGAAAAAAACGGTAAAGATATTTTGCTCGAAAATATAAATGGAATATGGATGGTGAATAAAACCTATGAAGCGAATTCGGCATACTTAGACCAAATGTTCGAAACTTTGCAAAAGCTTCAGGTTAAAACCCCCATTCCTCAAAGTCAAATGGAAAGCGTTATTAAATTAATTTCGGTCTCGCACACAAAAGTAGAAGTATATAAAAGTAATCAAATTTTCAAGACCTATTTTATAAGTCAGGGCAACTCGCAAGGCAACGGTACTTATATGCTTTTGGCAGGTTCGTCGGAACCATTTGTAGTAGAAGTGCCAGGCTTTGAAGGCATCCTCAATCCACAGTTTCATACCGATTTGAAACGATGGCGTAACCGGATGGTGTTCCGAATTAAACCAGACAATATACAATCTGTTAAACTGGAATTCCCAGATAATATGGCCGAATCGTATGAGGTAGATTACCACAATTCAACATATACTATATCGCCAACCATTACTACAAAAATTGATTCTGGCTTTATATATTATATCAAAGGATTTTTCAATGGCAAAAAGGGCGAAGGTGTTTCAGCCGAAGCTTTTGGTGCTGAAACTACTATAGAAAACATGGACTCTATATATAAGTCAAAACCTATGGTAATATTGACTGTTACGCAAAATGACCATAAGCCAGATGTGCTAAGAATACATGCCAAGCACGTGAGTGATCGTACCAAGGCACAGTTTGACCCCATAAGTATGCAGGCATCGAAGTATGATACCGATCGGTATTATGCATTTAAGAACGGTAATAAGGAAGGGATGATTTTGCAAGATTATGTATTTGGAAATTTGCTGCGTAGGAGGAGTCAATTGGCAGCTCCATTAAATGCTCAATAA
- a CDS encoding DMT family transporter: MALFVVALIYAVTFIIARKVMNVYIHPFGFILLRVSVSALLYLLIHQLFVKEKIVDKKDHIKFIICSVFGVGANMLLFFKGLANTVPINGAVLMTCTPIFVVIVAAIYGTEKLTLGKLAGVLIATTGATLLIAGPDLKFSSETAAGDLMITINAIIYSFYLVYSRPLMSKYNPITVSKWTFLYGSIFVLPFGLVEISEVKWEQIPSQIWIYIAFIIIASSFVTYLLNAWSLRHGSSSLVGSYIYLQPVLTTLLAEMAGEDKMTLEKAGYTLLIFAGVFLVNNKLYKKATV; the protein is encoded by the coding sequence TTGGCCTTATTTGTTGTAGCACTTATATATGCCGTTACATTTATTATTGCCCGCAAGGTAATGAATGTATATATTCATCCTTTTGGTTTCATTTTGTTGCGAGTTTCCGTATCAGCATTATTATATCTCTTAATTCACCAGTTATTTGTTAAGGAAAAAATAGTTGACAAAAAAGACCATATCAAATTTATTATTTGCAGCGTGTTTGGGGTTGGGGCAAATATGTTATTGTTCTTTAAAGGGCTTGCCAATACAGTGCCTATCAATGGTGCGGTTTTAATGACTTGTACACCCATATTTGTGGTGATAGTGGCCGCTATATATGGAACAGAGAAGCTCACATTAGGCAAACTAGCAGGTGTATTAATTGCCACCACAGGTGCTACTTTATTAATAGCTGGTCCCGATTTAAAATTCAGCAGCGAAACAGCAGCCGGCGATTTAATGATAACAATAAATGCTATTATATATTCTTTCTATTTGGTATACTCCCGTCCTTTAATGTCGAAATACAATCCCATCACAGTTTCTAAATGGACATTTCTATATGGAAGTATATTTGTGTTGCCCTTTGGCCTTGTTGAAATTTCTGAAGTAAAATGGGAACAAATCCCTTCACAAATCTGGATATATATCGCATTTATTATTATAGCTTCTTCCTTTGTTACCTATCTGCTCAATGCATGGTCATTAAGGCATGGAAGTTCTAGTTTGGTGGGAAGTTATATATATTTGCAGCCAGTATTGACCACCTTACTTGCAGAAATGGCTGGAGAAGATAAAATGACGCTAGAAAAAGCAGGGTATACCTTACTTATTTTTGCAGGAGTGTTTTTGGTAAATAATAAATTATATAAAAAAGCTACAGTATGA
- a CDS encoding exopolyphosphatase produces MQNGSTQLKRAEFIRVPLRLGDDVFSQKFIGEVKEVQLLKTIQSFALLMEVHHVSHYRACATSAMRDSKNGREVVERIEKETGIHIEIIDGNEESKLILESVMDFFPKDGDFLNIDVGGGSTEITIIHDREPVYSQSFNIGTVRLLYGNVTDEEWDKMHNWVVSNSKNLKSLMAVGTGGNINKSLRMLGIGDRDSVSFEKLKSLSNMIKDHTMKERIYKLKLNPDRADVIEPALKIYLSIMKWAGIKKIYAPNVGLKDGIIKELVDEFVTDKAIL; encoded by the coding sequence ATGCAAAACGGTAGCACACAATTGAAGCGTGCCGAATTTATCCGTGTACCTCTCCGTTTGGGCGATGATGTGTTCAGTCAAAAGTTTATTGGGGAGGTAAAAGAAGTCCAATTACTTAAAACCATACAGTCATTTGCACTGTTAATGGAGGTACACCATGTATCGCATTATAGGGCTTGTGCCACATCGGCCATGCGTGATTCTAAAAATGGACGAGAGGTTGTGGAACGTATCGAAAAGGAAACAGGTATCCATATAGAAATCATTGATGGCAATGAAGAATCAAAGTTAATTTTAGAGTCTGTCATGGACTTCTTCCCTAAGGATGGCGATTTTTTAAATATTGATGTAGGTGGCGGCAGTACTGAAATTACGATTATCCATGACCGTGAACCTGTATATTCTCAGTCGTTCAATATTGGTACGGTTCGTTTATTATATGGCAATGTAACTGATGAAGAATGGGACAAAATGCATAATTGGGTTGTATCTAATTCAAAAAATTTGAAATCGCTTATGGCAGTCGGAACAGGAGGGAATATCAATAAATCGCTGCGTATGCTGGGTATTGGCGACCGTGATTCAGTCAGTTTTGAAAAGTTGAAATCTTTAAGCAATATGATTAAAGACCATACCATGAAAGAGCGTATCTATAAATTAAAGCTAAATCCTGACCGAGCAGATGTGATAGAGCCTGCTTTGAAAATATATCTTTCCATCATGAAATGGGCAGGCATCAAAAAAATATATGCCCCCAATGTGGGTCTCAAAGACGGCATCATCAAAGAACTGGTTGATGAGTTTGTAACTGATAAAGCTATTTTGTAA
- a CDS encoding NAD(P)-dependent oxidoreductase, whose amino-acid sequence MKILIIEKMHPCMQEGLLEKGFEVDYEPNISREQIIETIQNYEGIVVRSKTNINAELLANASQLKFIARAGAGMDNVDELYAQQHHIACIHAAGANANSLGEHAVGMLLSLLHRINWGDSQVRKYIIDRYGNEGIELQHQTIGIIGYGYTGKAFASMLSGFGVNVLAYDKYIDITENNYIKAGNLETIFEQADIISFHIPLNAETKHYANDQFIKSFKKNMILMNLSRGGVVDTNALVENLVSGKIIGCCLDVFENENLHILSHAEKQRFDYLINHPNCVFTPHVGGWSAQSYENIAKVLLQKIVAMQ is encoded by the coding sequence ATGAAAATACTTATCATCGAAAAAATGCACCCATGCATGCAGGAAGGCTTGCTGGAAAAAGGATTTGAAGTAGATTATGAACCTAACATTTCCAGAGAACAGATTATAGAAACTATACAAAATTATGAAGGTATTGTAGTTCGTTCAAAAACCAATATCAATGCAGAATTATTGGCCAATGCAAGCCAGTTAAAATTTATAGCCCGTGCTGGTGCAGGGATGGACAATGTGGATGAACTGTATGCACAACAACACCATATTGCTTGTATACATGCTGCAGGAGCCAATGCAAATTCTTTAGGTGAACATGCTGTAGGAATGTTATTGAGCCTATTGCACCGTATAAATTGGGGTGATTCGCAAGTACGAAAATATATAATCGATCGTTATGGAAATGAGGGTATCGAATTGCAACATCAAACCATTGGAATTATTGGTTATGGTTATACAGGAAAAGCCTTTGCCAGTATGCTATCGGGCTTTGGGGTAAATGTTTTGGCCTACGATAAGTATATAGATATTACAGAAAATAATTATATAAAAGCGGGTAATTTAGAAACTATTTTTGAACAAGCAGATATTATATCATTTCATATACCACTTAATGCCGAAACCAAGCATTATGCGAACGATCAATTTATCAAATCCTTCAAAAAAAATATGATACTCATGAACTTGAGTAGGGGGGGCGTTGTAGACACAAATGCTTTGGTCGAAAATTTAGTATCAGGAAAAATAATTGGGTGCTGCTTGGACGTGTTTGAAAACGAGAATTTGCATATACTCAGCCACGCAGAAAAACAGCGTTTTGATTATTTAATCAATCACCCCAATTGTGTTTTTACGCCCCATGTGGGCGGTTGGAGTGCCCAAAGTTATGAAAATATAGCGAAGGTGCTTTTGCAAAAAATTGTTGCGATGCAGTGA
- a CDS encoding two-component regulator propeller domain-containing protein has product MRRINLYILCMFFLGNVAAQRIGTWKAHMPFTHVNNVTEGSGEVWAATNSGLFIYDPTYNTVRTFTTVEGLGETEATLIRYNEGKKLFLVAYANTNIDIIENENVSHYPDILKTPIIGKKQINHIYYHKNFAYLSCSFGIVRFDLDKREISESYENLGQGGSSVEINSLTIKEDSIFAATPTGIISASILSPNLADYHQWKYIYQGGGCSHIINHENTIVVGVDSTLQTYANGVFSNYYSIGKSLLYSLESNYGSLIVNKGDSIIILKNKSLVKAIVEVQKRHVIQIKNDDIYIADYAYGLIVYQANGNLGFISPNGPTSKRLTDMCFDETNLWTASTGPNQIFSPLYGNDRFSLYDGEKWINYTQPDPIMDNMRDFYKIAVNPFNKKVYIGSFGYGLIEMVNNKVTQAFIPGVNGCKLDSLKLGTYSIFQISGLTFDDKGNLWISNPGTKDVIVKMDTNYKWESYNLGSLSGISDVFVDIVLDDLGQKWMVAPRGKGIIVFDEGNNNNNPGPPRSKLLGTDVGGGLLPDLEVSQVAKDREGNMWVATKKGLVVFYSPGNIFSTKTNFDAQRIVITVNGKPQWLFGEDVVNCVAVDPANRKWVGTRNGAYLISADGQKILKNYTKDNSPLISNFVSRIGVNPTTGEVFISTDKGMVSVKGDANQGAENYDSLVIFPNPVNSNYHGNVTIKGLIDNSNIKITDAVGNIVNEIQSSGGIATWDIKNFKGERVHTGVYLIFANTSDAFQHKVGKVLVFH; this is encoded by the coding sequence ATGAGAAGAATAAATTTATACATTTTGTGCATGTTTTTTTTGGGCAATGTGGCAGCACAGAGAATTGGAACATGGAAAGCCCACATGCCTTTTACGCATGTAAACAATGTAACCGAGGGAAGTGGTGAGGTGTGGGCTGCAACCAATAGCGGTCTTTTTATTTATGACCCCACCTATAATACAGTTCGCACTTTTACCACTGTGGAAGGACTGGGAGAAACGGAGGCTACACTGATAAGATACAATGAGGGCAAAAAATTATTCTTGGTTGCTTATGCTAATACCAATATTGATATTATAGAAAACGAGAATGTTTCACATTACCCCGATATTTTAAAAACACCTATTATTGGTAAGAAACAAATAAATCATATATATTATCATAAGAATTTTGCTTATCTGTCATGTAGTTTTGGTATTGTTCGATTCGATTTAGATAAACGCGAAATATCGGAATCGTATGAAAATTTAGGACAGGGAGGAAGTTCGGTAGAAATAAATTCGCTAACCATCAAAGAGGATTCAATATTTGCCGCTACTCCTACGGGTATCATATCCGCATCTATCCTTTCACCTAACCTAGCCGATTACCATCAGTGGAAGTATATATACCAAGGGGGTGGCTGTTCACATATAATTAATCATGAAAACACAATTGTAGTTGGCGTAGATAGTACACTCCAAACTTATGCTAATGGTGTTTTTAGCAACTATTATAGTATAGGAAAAAGTCTGTTATATAGTTTGGAAAGTAACTATGGTAGTTTGATTGTGAACAAAGGTGATAGTATTATAATATTAAAAAACAAAAGCTTGGTTAAAGCAATTGTGGAAGTACAAAAAAGGCATGTTATTCAAATAAAGAATGACGATATTTATATAGCTGACTATGCGTACGGGTTAATCGTATATCAAGCGAATGGAAACTTGGGGTTTATCTCTCCCAATGGCCCCACAAGCAAAAGGCTAACCGATATGTGCTTCGATGAAACTAACCTGTGGACGGCCTCCACGGGTCCTAACCAAATATTTTCGCCATTATATGGGAATGATCGTTTCTCGCTTTACGACGGTGAGAAATGGATAAACTATACACAGCCCGATCCTATCATGGATAATATGCGTGACTTTTATAAAATAGCCGTGAATCCATTTAACAAAAAAGTATATATCGGCTCATTCGGGTATGGGTTAATTGAGATGGTGAACAACAAAGTAACGCAAGCATTTATTCCTGGAGTTAATGGGTGTAAATTGGATAGTTTAAAACTAGGCACCTATTCTATTTTTCAAATTAGTGGTCTCACTTTCGATGACAAAGGAAACCTTTGGATTTCAAATCCCGGCACTAAGGATGTAATAGTAAAAATGGATACCAACTATAAATGGGAATCATATAATTTAGGTTCCTTATCAGGTATATCCGATGTATTTGTAGATATTGTTCTCGACGATCTTGGCCAAAAATGGATGGTTGCACCACGCGGAAAAGGTATCATAGTTTTCGACGAAGGTAATAATAATAATAATCCCGGGCCACCACGTTCCAAATTATTGGGAACTGATGTAGGGGGCGGGCTATTGCCCGATTTGGAAGTATCGCAGGTAGCCAAAGATAGAGAGGGCAATATGTGGGTGGCCACCAAAAAAGGCTTGGTAGTTTTTTATTCACCGGGCAATATATTTTCTACAAAAACCAATTTCGATGCACAGCGAATTGTGATAACAGTAAATGGCAAACCGCAATGGCTTTTTGGGGAGGATGTGGTAAACTGTGTAGCTGTTGATCCTGCAAATCGCAAGTGGGTGGGCACACGAAATGGGGCATATTTGATTAGTGCCGATGGACAGAAAATATTGAAAAATTATACCAAAGACAATAGCCCGCTTATATCTAATTTTGTATCACGTATTGGCGTGAATCCTACCACTGGCGAGGTATTTATATCTACCGACAAAGGAATGGTATCTGTAAAAGGTGATGCCAACCAAGGTGCAGAAAACTATGATAGTCTTGTTATATTTCCCAATCCCGTAAACTCTAACTATCATGGCAATGTAACTATTAAAGGACTCATCGATAATTCTAATATCAAGATAACAGATGCTGTAGGAAACATCGTAAACGAGATACAATCAAGCGGTGGCATTGCCACTTGGGATATCAAAAATTTTAAAGGCGAGCGTGTTCATACAGGGGTGTATCTCATCTTCGCAAATACGAGTGACGCGTTTCAACATAAGGTGGGTAAGGTGTTGGTGTTTCATTGA